One genomic window of Luteitalea pratensis includes the following:
- a CDS encoding ABC transporter permease: MSWRDRVGYVAQALRGHMVRTGLSVGAVAIGVVSVVLLTSLGEGARVYVRREFLSLGANLIIVLPGRTETSGLGGAGISVATHDLTLQDVAALERLGRVRRAAPLTVGRATVRFGGRSRDVLVVGTTAAYRQIRNIDMAAGTYLPWSAAGEPRVCVIGSTVAGELFGARNPLGQLLRVGEERCRVVGVTLARGTSLGMDMDDLVTIPIRWHMQMFDLRSVFRVVVEASDAADLPSLSDRVVREITRRHRGENDVTVITQDALLESFGNIVAVLTLLLAGLGGISLGVAGIGVMNVMLVTVSERTREIGLIKALGASHGQVLWLFLMEAALLTGLGGLLGLAVAYAVTSIFALLFPAFPFTPPIWAAGAALALSMAIGLAFGGWPARRAASLDPVVALNRR; this comes from the coding sequence ATGTCATGGCGTGATCGCGTCGGGTACGTCGCCCAGGCGCTGCGGGGGCACATGGTGCGCACCGGCCTGTCGGTGGGCGCCGTGGCGATCGGCGTCGTGTCCGTGGTGCTTCTCACGAGCCTTGGCGAGGGAGCGCGTGTCTACGTGCGCCGCGAATTCCTGTCGCTCGGCGCGAACCTGATAATCGTGTTGCCGGGGCGAACCGAGACATCAGGCCTGGGCGGAGCCGGCATCTCCGTGGCCACGCACGACCTGACCCTCCAGGATGTCGCGGCGCTCGAGCGGCTGGGCCGCGTGCGCCGGGCGGCGCCGCTCACCGTCGGCCGCGCCACCGTGCGATTCGGCGGGCGTAGTCGCGACGTGCTCGTGGTGGGGACCACGGCCGCATATCGCCAGATCCGCAACATCGACATGGCCGCAGGTACGTACCTGCCCTGGAGTGCGGCGGGAGAACCGCGGGTGTGCGTGATCGGCTCGACGGTGGCTGGGGAGTTGTTCGGCGCCCGCAATCCGCTCGGGCAACTCCTTCGGGTCGGCGAGGAGCGTTGTCGGGTGGTCGGAGTCACGCTCGCGCGTGGCACGTCGCTCGGCATGGACATGGATGATCTGGTGACGATCCCCATCCGGTGGCACATGCAGATGTTCGACCTGCGCTCGGTGTTCCGTGTCGTCGTCGAGGCATCCGACGCAGCCGATCTGCCGTCGCTGAGCGATCGTGTCGTGCGCGAAATCACACGCCGCCATCGCGGCGAGAACGACGTGACCGTGATCACGCAGGATGCGTTGCTGGAGTCGTTCGGCAACATCGTCGCCGTACTCACGTTGCTGCTTGCGGGGCTTGGCGGCATCTCCCTCGGCGTCGCCGGCATCGGCGTCATGAACGTGATGCTGGTCACGGTGTCGGAGCGCACCCGCGAGATTGGCCTGATCAAGGCGCTTGGCGCCAGTCATGGCCAGGTGTTGTGGCTGTTCCTGATGGAAGCGGCGTTGTTGACCGGCCTCGGTGGCCTGCTCGGCCTTGCCGTGGCGTATGCCGTGACATCGATCTTCGCCCTGCTGTTTCCGGCGTTTCCGTTCACGCCGCCGATCTGGGCGGCCGGTGCGGCGCTCGCCCTCTCGATGGCGATCGGACTGGCGTTCGGCGGCTGGCCAGCCCGTCGTGCCGCGTCGCTCGACCCGGTGGTCGCACTCAATCGGAGGTAG
- a CDS encoding ABC transporter ATP-binding protein, with product MIELHDVRRTYQVGAATVQALRGVSLSIGDGEYVAVMGPSGSGKSTLLNVLGCLDRPTAGTYRLDGTDVMALDDASLSRVRAHRIGFVFQSFQLVSRLTAVDNVALPMLFAGVPRALRAERTRAALESVGLSSRMHHRPAELSGGERQRVAIARAIVMGPSLLLADEPTGNLDRAAGRDIVSLLEAMNAEGLTLIIVTHDPDLGRRASRILRLVDGTIVADERPPCPIASSEPHHVMA from the coding sequence ATGATCGAGTTGCACGACGTGCGTCGGACCTACCAGGTGGGCGCCGCGACTGTGCAGGCCCTCCGCGGCGTGTCGCTGAGCATCGGCGACGGCGAGTACGTCGCGGTGATGGGGCCATCCGGATCTGGCAAGAGCACGCTGCTGAACGTGCTCGGGTGCCTGGATCGTCCCACCGCCGGTACCTATCGCCTCGATGGGACCGACGTCATGGCGCTCGATGACGCGAGTCTCTCCCGCGTCCGGGCGCATCGTATCGGCTTTGTCTTCCAGAGCTTCCAGCTCGTGTCTCGCTTGACCGCCGTCGACAACGTCGCGCTGCCGATGCTGTTTGCAGGCGTGCCACGCGCGTTGCGGGCCGAGCGGACCCGGGCCGCGCTCGAAAGCGTCGGCCTCTCGTCGCGCATGCATCACCGCCCCGCAGAACTGTCTGGCGGTGAGCGACAGCGTGTGGCGATCGCCAGGGCAATCGTCATGGGACCATCCCTCCTTCTCGCGGACGAGCCGACGGGCAATCTCGACCGTGCCGCGGGACGCGACATCGTGAGCCTCCTGGAGGCGATGAACGCCGAAGGGCTCACGCTGATCATCGTCACCCACGATCCTGACCTCGGACGACGGGCCAGCCGGATCCTGCGACTCGTCGACGGCACCATCGTTGCCGACGAACGACCTCCGTGCCCGATCGCATCATCGGAGCCGCACCATGTCATGGCGTGA
- a CDS encoding efflux RND transporter periplasmic adaptor subunit, producing the protein MLRPSRRRLRWWIVLALGVVGISVLGARRAGLIGAPTVTVVVHQVALGLVEETLTNSKAGTVRAEHRAALSPELAGRVVKIPVVEGQRVGRGDVLLRLSDEEAVANVRLQRRAREAAEADARQACAMADRAGREYARISQLAAAELVSVAAVDQAATDRAAFAAACEAARAHVAHAAAAVTAADVVVRRTVLRAPFEGIVAAVHTEVGEWITPAPPGIHLPPAVEIIGPGALSVRAPLDEVDVARVQVGLPVRVVFDALPGRTLRGKVTRVAPYVLEQQEEGRTVDVDVTLDAPLADVGVLAGTSADVEVIVRSRDGVLRVPTNAIVDDRAVLVVEGDRLIERDLRFGLRNWAFAEVTGGLAPGALIVVSLDRPRVRAGARVRMEPERVR; encoded by the coding sequence GTGCTTCGGCCCAGTCGCCGACGCCTGCGCTGGTGGATCGTGCTTGCCCTTGGTGTCGTCGGGATCAGCGTCCTGGGGGCGCGGCGTGCTGGTCTCATTGGTGCGCCCACCGTGACGGTGGTCGTCCACCAGGTGGCCCTCGGCCTGGTCGAGGAGACCCTCACGAACAGCAAGGCCGGCACGGTGCGCGCAGAGCATCGGGCCGCGCTGAGTCCGGAGCTTGCCGGTCGGGTCGTGAAGATTCCCGTCGTCGAAGGGCAGCGCGTCGGCAGGGGTGACGTGCTCCTGCGGCTCTCCGACGAGGAGGCGGTCGCCAACGTACGGTTGCAGCGACGCGCGCGGGAGGCTGCAGAGGCCGATGCGCGGCAGGCGTGCGCCATGGCCGACCGCGCGGGCCGGGAGTACGCCCGCATCAGCCAGCTCGCGGCCGCAGAACTCGTGTCCGTCGCGGCCGTGGACCAGGCGGCCACCGACCGGGCGGCCTTCGCCGCGGCGTGCGAGGCAGCTCGCGCCCACGTGGCGCACGCGGCCGCTGCGGTGACTGCCGCCGACGTCGTGGTGCGTCGCACCGTCTTGCGCGCACCATTCGAGGGCATTGTCGCGGCAGTACATACGGAGGTCGGCGAATGGATCACACCGGCGCCACCCGGCATCCACCTGCCACCCGCAGTCGAGATCATCGGACCAGGCGCACTGTCGGTGCGTGCGCCACTCGACGAAGTCGACGTCGCGCGCGTGCAGGTCGGGCTCCCGGTGCGCGTCGTGTTCGACGCCCTGCCGGGACGGACGCTGAGGGGCAAGGTGACCCGGGTGGCGCCCTATGTGCTCGAGCAGCAGGAAGAGGGCCGCACCGTGGATGTGGACGTCACGCTGGACGCGCCGCTCGCCGACGTCGGCGTGCTGGCGGGCACGTCGGCCGACGTCGAGGTGATCGTGCGCAGCCGCGACGGCGTACTGCGGGTCCCGACCAATGCGATCGTCGACGATCGGGCCGTACTCGTCGTCGAGGGTGACCGCCTGATCGAGCGGGACCTGCGCTTCGGCTTGCGCAACTGGGCGTTCGCGGAGGTCACCGGTGGCTTGGCGCCGGGCGCACTGATCGTCGTGAGCCTGGATCGGCCGCGTGTGCGGGCGGGCGCGCGCGTGCGCATGGAGCCGGAGCGCGTCCGATGA
- a CDS encoding TIGR00730 family Rossman fold protein codes for MQQPPEYPRTAGDHTSTGIHVDALPGASDAVSRATTDRILLEGPHSRGRELWLVVRALRDFIEGFRTLHFVGPCVTVFGSARYDESHPYYALAREVGRAVARLGFTVMTGGGPGLMEAANRGARDVGGRSVGCNIELPREEGPNRYLDRCVISRYFFVRKILLFKYSYAFIGLPGGLGTLDELFEALTLIQARKIANFPIVLLGTEYWRPVQHLLEHLADEGTIDRPDLALFLLTDSVSEAVEHIQRHAIERFGLRRRPIRPSAWLQERDGAPAPGAVHGPSLPAHPRPLQRDTRISGQGSSAPTPDAPP; via the coding sequence ATGCAGCAACCGCCCGAGTATCCGAGGACGGCCGGAGACCACACCAGCACGGGAATCCACGTGGATGCACTGCCCGGTGCTTCCGATGCGGTCTCGAGGGCCACGACGGATCGGATTCTTCTCGAGGGGCCTCATTCCCGCGGCCGGGAACTCTGGCTCGTGGTCCGCGCCCTGCGTGACTTCATCGAAGGGTTCAGAACGCTGCATTTTGTCGGGCCGTGTGTGACGGTGTTCGGTTCGGCCCGCTATGACGAATCGCACCCGTACTACGCGCTGGCGCGCGAGGTCGGGCGCGCTGTGGCACGCCTGGGGTTCACCGTCATGACCGGCGGCGGCCCTGGTCTCATGGAGGCGGCCAATCGGGGCGCGCGCGACGTCGGCGGTCGCTCGGTCGGTTGCAACATCGAGCTCCCCAGGGAGGAGGGGCCGAACCGCTATCTCGACCGCTGCGTCATTTCTCGCTACTTCTTCGTGCGCAAGATCCTGCTCTTCAAGTACTCATACGCCTTCATCGGACTCCCTGGCGGCCTCGGCACCCTCGACGAGCTGTTCGAGGCCTTGACCTTGATCCAGGCGAGAAAGATCGCGAACTTTCCGATTGTCCTGCTTGGCACGGAGTACTGGCGTCCGGTCCAACACCTGCTCGAGCACCTCGCCGACGAGGGCACCATCGATCGCCCCGACCTCGCGCTGTTCCTGCTGACTGATTCGGTGAGCGAGGCGGTGGAGCACATTCAGCGGCACGCCATCGAGCGGTTCGGCCTCAGGCGGCGCCCAATCCGTCCGTCGGCCTGGCTGCAGGAGCGCGACGGCGCTCCTGCCCCGGGGGCTGTGCACGGGCCGAGTCTTCCCGCGCACCCGCGGCCCCTCCAGCGTGATACGCGGATCAGCGGACAAGGCTCGTCGGCACCGACTCCGGACGCACCGCCGTAG
- a CDS encoding HPP family protein: MRVEDIMERAVEAADASMPAGVAWDRMRRRGLRMFAIVDRTGIVGIVTRDQLGGHGAPTRRDRTLGDFVRTDVLTTTPDCPVTHAAAVLSGRTQGCLPVLRGTQLVGVLTIAQLLEKLAHAPHMGRAAHVCGACRESEPDQKGHRVS, from the coding sequence GTGCGCGTCGAAGACATCATGGAACGTGCCGTCGAGGCCGCCGACGCGAGCATGCCAGCCGGCGTGGCGTGGGACCGCATGCGCCGTCGAGGCCTGCGAATGTTTGCCATCGTCGACAGGACGGGCATCGTCGGCATCGTGACCCGCGACCAACTCGGCGGACACGGCGCGCCGACTCGGCGTGATCGGACACTGGGAGACTTCGTCCGGACCGACGTCCTCACCACCACTCCGGATTGTCCGGTGACGCACGCCGCGGCAGTACTCAGTGGGCGTACGCAGGGCTGCCTCCCGGTCCTTCGAGGCACGCAACTGGTTGGTGTACTGACGATCGCGCAACTGCTCGAGAAGCTTGCGCATGCGCCGCACATGGGCCGCGCCGCCCACGTCTGTGGCGCGTGCCGCGAGTCCGAACCTGATCAGAAGGGACACCGCGTGTCTTGA
- a CDS encoding OsmC family protein: MQALPHRYRVRGTGGITGDVALSAARLTVLQSASPAEFDGPGDRWSPETLLVGAVVDCFILTFRAISNASRVSWISLDCEATGTLDRVDRVTQFTRVDMSAHLVVPAGVDAAAARHALEKAESNCLISRSLNAQVTLETSVEIAEPAEMCVPG, encoded by the coding sequence ATGCAGGCGCTTCCACATCGATACCGCGTCAGGGGAACTGGGGGAATCACAGGCGATGTCGCATTGTCGGCGGCCCGGCTGACGGTGCTCCAGTCTGCTTCCCCAGCCGAGTTCGATGGCCCGGGTGACCGATGGTCGCCGGAAACGCTGTTGGTCGGCGCCGTGGTCGATTGCTTCATCCTGACGTTTCGCGCAATCTCCAATGCGTCGAGAGTGTCCTGGATATCGCTCGATTGCGAAGCCACCGGCACACTCGATCGGGTAGACCGAGTGACGCAGTTCACGCGCGTCGACATGAGCGCGCATCTGGTGGTGCCTGCCGGAGTGGATGCCGCCGCGGCGCGACACGCGCTCGAGAAGGCGGAAAGCAACTGCCTGATCTCCAGGTCGCTGAACGCCCAGGTCACTTTGGAGACCAGTGTCGAGATTGCCGAACCCGCGGAGATGTGCGTGCCCGGGTAA
- a CDS encoding Hsp20/alpha crystallin family protein: MFEKKPGPLVPIRGTRDPFARLRQITSELDRAFQDWPSFHWPSFGQFATSESVAWSPKIDVFERDHRLVTRVDLPGMKKEDVSVEVTDGHLALSGERKCDKAEKNDNVYRIEREYGSFFRAVPLPDGVKVEDVKATFADGVLEVSVPLPAKAAATVKTVQIEEPKAATKGAA, from the coding sequence ATGTTCGAGAAGAAGCCAGGGCCCCTCGTCCCAATCCGCGGCACGCGCGACCCCTTTGCGCGGTTGCGGCAGATCACCTCAGAGCTCGATCGGGCGTTCCAGGACTGGCCGTCGTTTCACTGGCCGTCGTTTGGCCAGTTCGCGACGTCGGAGTCCGTCGCCTGGTCGCCGAAGATCGATGTCTTCGAGCGAGACCACCGGCTGGTCACGCGAGTCGACCTGCCGGGCATGAAGAAGGAAGACGTCTCGGTCGAAGTGACCGATGGCCACCTCGCGCTGTCCGGGGAACGCAAGTGTGACAAGGCCGAAAAGAACGACAACGTCTATCGAATCGAGCGCGAGTACGGCAGTTTCTTCCGCGCCGTGCCGCTGCCGGACGGCGTCAAGGTCGAAGACGTCAAGGCCACCTTCGCCGACGGCGTGCTCGAGGTCAGCGTCCCGTTGCCCGCGAAGGCCGCGGCGACCGTGAAAACAGTCCAGATCGAGGAACCGAAGGCAGCCACCAAGGGCGCGGCGTAA
- a CDS encoding HAD hydrolase family protein: MKLSAIALDYDGTIASGDVLDPSAQDAIAATRARGIVVVLVTGRILDQLRRVAGDLHFVDGVIAENGAVMHFPDSGRTSALAPPVPEEFVAELSRRGIPFAAGRCLVDADANDAPRLLDIIRTLELPLVLIFNHGRVMVASQGVSKATGLNVVLETLRLSARNTVAIGDAENDHELLRLAEVGVAVAWGRKALQASADIVLDGTGPAAVGDYLRTLAAAGTLPIPPRARRRLLLGTLADGREFSLAVRGRNVLVTGDATSGKSWVAGLLCEQLILHGYSVCVVDPEGDYSSLEGLPGVTVLGRDDAPPTSRELLRALRYPDRSVVLDLSRLPYDDKFHYVRAILPALNVFRRRTGLPHRILLDEAHYYLHDTDAPQLLDFEHNGYTVVTYCASRLPPAVLTSTEVMIVTRESNPAEMDALRARCRGCAAIDASRWAVLGHLKVGQAVALPITEEAAGELRLFTIAPRLTTHVRHREKYVDVPVSSDRAFVFRTDGHAGQRIRTLRQFVSALETTSKPLLAGYIGRGDFSRWIGDVFGDRALAAELQALERRHGAGPREETLREMVSAVRHRYDLADDDVETAESSAH, translated from the coding sequence GTGAAGCTGTCTGCCATCGCGTTGGATTACGACGGCACTATCGCCAGCGGGGATGTGTTGGACCCATCCGCGCAAGACGCCATCGCCGCGACTCGCGCACGCGGGATCGTCGTCGTGTTGGTCACGGGGCGAATTCTCGACCAATTGCGGCGGGTGGCTGGTGACCTGCATTTCGTCGATGGCGTCATCGCCGAGAACGGCGCGGTGATGCATTTTCCTGACAGTGGACGGACCTCCGCACTCGCACCTCCGGTGCCTGAGGAATTCGTCGCCGAACTGAGTCGTCGTGGGATTCCGTTCGCAGCTGGACGGTGCCTGGTCGACGCGGACGCCAACGACGCGCCGCGGCTGCTCGACATCATTCGGACGCTGGAGTTGCCACTCGTGCTCATCTTCAACCACGGGCGCGTAATGGTGGCATCGCAGGGCGTGAGCAAGGCGACCGGCCTGAACGTCGTCCTCGAGACGCTGCGTCTCTCGGCCCGCAACACGGTCGCGATCGGGGACGCGGAGAACGACCACGAACTCCTGCGACTGGCCGAAGTTGGTGTCGCCGTCGCCTGGGGGCGGAAGGCTTTGCAGGCGAGCGCCGATATCGTTCTCGATGGCACCGGCCCGGCGGCGGTGGGCGACTATCTGCGAACGCTCGCCGCGGCCGGAACGCTCCCGATCCCGCCGCGCGCCCGTCGTCGCCTGTTACTCGGGACTCTGGCGGATGGTCGTGAGTTCTCACTCGCGGTTCGCGGGCGCAACGTCCTGGTGACCGGCGACGCCACGTCCGGAAAGTCCTGGGTCGCGGGCCTCCTGTGCGAACAACTGATTCTCCACGGCTACTCCGTGTGCGTCGTCGATCCAGAAGGGGACTACAGCTCGCTGGAAGGGCTGCCCGGCGTGACCGTGCTCGGACGCGACGATGCTCCGCCGACGTCGCGCGAGCTGCTGCGCGCGCTGCGGTATCCGGATCGGAGCGTGGTCCTTGACCTGTCTCGCCTCCCGTACGATGACAAGTTCCATTACGTGCGCGCCATATTGCCGGCGCTGAACGTCTTCAGGCGCCGCACAGGCCTTCCGCATCGCATTCTGCTGGACGAAGCACACTACTACCTGCATGACACGGACGCACCGCAACTGCTCGACTTCGAGCACAACGGTTACACAGTCGTCACGTATTGCGCGTCTCGCTTGCCACCAGCGGTGCTCACCAGCACCGAGGTGATGATCGTGACGCGCGAATCGAACCCCGCCGAGATGGACGCGCTCCGCGCCCGTTGCCGGGGATGTGCCGCGATTGACGCGTCGCGCTGGGCTGTGCTTGGCCACCTGAAGGTCGGCCAGGCCGTGGCACTTCCTATCACCGAAGAAGCCGCTGGCGAGTTGCGACTGTTCACGATCGCCCCCAGGCTCACCACTCATGTGCGGCATCGCGAGAAGTACGTCGACGTTCCCGTGAGTTCCGATCGCGCGTTCGTGTTCCGCACGGACGGGCACGCTGGGCAGAGAATTCGTACGCTCCGTCAGTTCGTGTCCGCCCTGGAGACGACGTCGAAACCATTGCTGGCCGGCTACATCGGCCGCGGCGACTTTTCGCGCTGGATTGGCGATGTGTTCGGCGATCGTGCACTTGCCGCAGAGCTGCAGGCGCTCGAACGGCGCCATGGTGCCGGACCGCGGGAGGAGACGCTTCGGGAGATGGTGAGCGCCGTGCGTCATCGGTACGACCTCGCTGACGACGACGTCGAGACGGCGGAGTCGAGTGCACACTGA
- a CDS encoding energy transducer TonB has translation MQPIRRAQGVGEDTITLRVLKMPSPPTPVIPASALAVEDVRTLPAIVLDAKPLASGLFDQIGLPTGGVSSGTSTGPGSGGGVGTGIGTGIGSGRGPGLGPGSGGGTGGGVYRPGGAVSAPRLIKQVKPVYTSDALANGLHGTVVLEVVVTANGCASQVRIVGSLDARGLDEAAVAAVAQWRFEPGRLAGTPVDVLVTIALDFAIH, from the coding sequence TTGCAGCCTATCCGTCGCGCGCAGGGGGTCGGCGAGGACACGATCACCCTGCGGGTGCTGAAGATGCCGTCCCCGCCAACCCCAGTGATACCGGCTTCCGCACTTGCCGTCGAGGACGTTCGCACGCTCCCCGCGATCGTGCTCGATGCCAAGCCGCTGGCCTCCGGCCTGTTCGATCAGATCGGACTGCCAACCGGCGGCGTGTCATCGGGCACGTCCACAGGTCCAGGTTCGGGGGGCGGCGTGGGCACTGGAATCGGAACCGGAATCGGCTCGGGGCGTGGCCCCGGATTGGGTCCCGGCTCCGGCGGTGGAACCGGCGGTGGCGTGTACCGTCCTGGCGGTGCAGTATCGGCACCTCGCCTCATCAAGCAAGTCAAGCCCGTGTACACGAGCGACGCGCTCGCGAACGGACTGCACGGCACGGTCGTGCTGGAGGTCGTCGTCACCGCTAACGGGTGCGCGTCGCAAGTCCGTATCGTCGGTTCGCTGGACGCAAGGGGCCTCGATGAAGCAGCCGTAGCGGCCGTTGCTCAATGGCGATTCGAGCCGGGACGTCTTGCGGGCACGCCCGTCGATGTGCTTGTCACGATCGCGCTCGACTTCGCCATTCATTGA
- a CDS encoding VOC family protein: MANNLASFAIHADDVHRCRRFYEAVFQWRFEPWGPPDFYLVRTGDEDRPGVQGLMHKRQQPRGAGGPNCFECTIAVDDLDAVTGAIAANGGRILMANAQVPTVGVLTKFEDTEGNMLSAMVYEHEPHT, encoded by the coding sequence ATGGCCAACAACCTCGCCAGCTTTGCCATCCACGCTGACGACGTCCATCGCTGCCGACGATTCTACGAGGCGGTATTCCAGTGGCGATTCGAGCCCTGGGGTCCCCCGGATTTCTACCTGGTGCGCACTGGCGACGAGGACAGGCCAGGCGTGCAGGGGCTGATGCACAAGCGCCAGCAACCGCGCGGGGCCGGTGGTCCCAACTGCTTCGAGTGCACCATCGCGGTCGATGATCTCGACGCGGTCACCGGCGCCATCGCGGCCAACGGCGGCCGCATCCTGATGGCCAACGCGCAGGTACCCACTGTCGGCGTGCTCACGAAGTTCGAGGACACCGAAGGCAACATGCTCAGCGCGATGGTGTACGAGCACGAACCGCATACCTAG
- a CDS encoding ABC transporter ATP-binding protein, with amino-acid sequence MTAIIEVSGLTKHYGGKRGVIDVSFQVKEGETFGFLGPNGAGKTTTIRLLMGLLFASAGCARIAGLDCWRRSVEVKRLVGYLPGELALDPNLTGGQILAYFANLRGGVDQIHLERLVARLDLDTSRQFRHYSHGNKQKVGLIQAFMHRPRVLILDEPTSGLDPLNQQEFQRMVAEARAEGRTVFLSSHILTEVESMCDQVAIIREGRLVRVGGVSELKDIKRHELELTFAGAPPIDAFQGLAGLERVEALPDGHTLRLTVQGDVDAAVKAAASYRLVNLVSREPSLEDIFLRYYQGEHVAAGPETGRVVS; translated from the coding sequence ATGACGGCCATCATCGAGGTGTCTGGGCTGACCAAGCACTATGGGGGCAAGCGTGGCGTCATCGACGTGTCGTTCCAGGTGAAGGAGGGCGAGACCTTCGGTTTCCTGGGACCGAATGGCGCCGGCAAGACGACGACCATTCGCCTGCTCATGGGGTTGCTTTTTGCGAGTGCTGGCTGCGCCCGCATCGCCGGACTGGACTGCTGGCGACGGTCAGTCGAAGTCAAGCGGCTGGTGGGCTATTTGCCTGGCGAGCTCGCCCTCGATCCCAACCTGACGGGCGGGCAGATCCTCGCCTATTTCGCCAACCTCCGCGGCGGCGTGGATCAGATACATCTCGAACGGCTCGTCGCCCGGCTGGACCTCGATACCAGTCGCCAGTTCCGGCACTACTCACACGGCAACAAGCAGAAGGTGGGGTTGATCCAGGCGTTCATGCACCGCCCACGCGTGCTGATCCTCGACGAGCCGACGAGCGGTCTCGACCCGCTCAACCAGCAGGAGTTCCAACGGATGGTCGCAGAAGCCCGTGCCGAAGGGCGGACAGTCTTCCTGTCGTCGCACATCCTCACGGAAGTGGAGTCGATGTGCGACCAAGTGGCGATCATCCGCGAGGGTCGGCTGGTGCGGGTCGGGGGCGTGTCTGAACTGAAGGACATCAAGCGCCACGAACTGGAACTCACGTTCGCCGGCGCCCCGCCGATCGATGCCTTCCAGGGGCTGGCGGGGCTGGAGCGCGTGGAGGCGCTGCCCGACGGACACACGCTGCGCCTCACCGTCCAGGGCGACGTGGATGCAGCGGTCAAGGCGGCAGCGTCGTATCGGCTGGTCAATCTCGTCAGCCGCGAGCCGAGTCTGGAAGACATTTTCCTGCGCTACTACCAGGGCGAGCACGTGGCCGCCGGACCGGAAACGGGCCGTGTGGTTTCGTAG